The following are encoded together in the Mesoplodon densirostris isolate mMesDen1 chromosome 2, mMesDen1 primary haplotype, whole genome shotgun sequence genome:
- the LRRN2 gene encoding leucine-rich repeat neuronal protein 2 — MRLLVAPLLLAWVAGATATVPVVPWHVPCPPRCACQIRPWYTPLSSYREATTVDCNDLFLTAVPPALPAGTQTLLLQSNGIVRVDQSELGYLANLTELDLSQNSFSDTRDCDFRALPQLLSLHLEENQLTRLEDHSFAGLASLQELYLNHNQLYRIAPRAFAGLSNLLRLHLNSNLLRAVDSRWFEMLPSLEILMIGGNKVDAILDMNFRPLANLRSLVLAGMNLREISDYALEGLQSLESLSFYDNLLARVPRRALEQVPGLKFLDLNKNPLQRVGPGDFANMLHLKELGLNNMEELVSIDKFALVNLPELTKLDITNNPRLSFIHPRAFHHLPQMETLMLNNNALSALHQQTVESLPNLQEVGLHGNPIRCDCVIRWANATGTHVRFIEPQSTLCAEPPDLQRRPVREVPFREMTDHCLPLISPRSFPPSLQVASGESLVLHCRALAEPEPEIYWVTPAGVRLTAARAGRKYRVYPEGTLELRRVTAEEAGLYTCVAQNLVGADTKTVSVVVGRAPLQPGRGKGWGLELQVQETHPYHILLSWVSPPNTVSTNLTWSSASALQGHRATALARLPRGTHSYNITRLLQATEYWACLQVAFADAHTQLACVWARTKEATPCHRALGDHPGLIAILALTILLLAAGLAAHLGTGQPRQGVAGRPLLPAWAFWGRSTPSARVVSAPLVLHWNPGRKLPRSSEGETLSPPLSQNS; from the coding sequence ATGAGGCTGCTTGTGGCCCCCCTCTTGCTAGCTTGGGTGGCTGGTGCCACTGCCACTGTGCCCGTGGTACCTTGGCACGTGCCCTGCCCCCCTCGGTGTGCCTGCCAGATCCGGCCCTGGTATACACCCTTATCGTCCTACCGCGAGGCCACCACCGTGGACTGCAATGACCTATTCCTGACAGCCGTGCCCCCGGCGCTGCCCGCAGGCACGCAGACCCTGCTGCTACAGAGCAACGGCATCGTCCGCGTGGACCAGAGTGAGCTCGGCTACCTGGCCAATCTCACAGAGCTGGACCTGTCCCAGAATAGCTTTTCAGACACCCGAGACTGTGATTTCCGTGCCCTGCcccagctgctgagcctgcacctgGAGGAGAACCAGCTGACCCGGCTGGAGGACCACAGCTTTGCAGGGCTGGCCAGCCTTCAGGAACTCTATCTCAACCACAACCAGCTCTACCGCATCGCCCCAAGGGCCTTCGCCGGCCTCAGCAACCTGCTGCGGCTGCACCTCAACTCCAACCTGCTGAGGGCCGTGGACAGCCGCTGGTTCGAGATGCTGCCCAGCCTGGAGATCCTCATGATCGGCGGCAACAAAGTGGACGCCATCTTGGACATGAACTTCCGGCCCCTGGCCAACCTGCGCAGCCTGGTGCTCGCAGGCATGAACCTGCGCGAGATCTCTGACTACGCCCTGGAGGGGCTTCAAAGCCTGGAGAGCCTCTCCTTCTATGACAACCTGCTGGCCCGGGTACCCCGGCGGGCGCTGGAGCAGGTGCCTGGGCTCAAGTTCCTAGACCTGAACAAGAACCCGCTCCAGCGGGTGGGGCCCGGGGACTTTGCCAACATGTTGCACCTCAAGGAGCTGGGGCTGAACAACATGGAGGAACTGGTTTCCATTGACAAGTTTGCCCTGGTCAACCTCCCTGAGCTGACCAAGCTGGACATCACCAACAACCCCCGGCTGTCCTTCATCCACCCCCGCGCCTTCCATCACCTGCCCCAGATGGAGACCCTCATGCTCAACAACAATGCTCTCAGTGCCTTGCACCAGCAGACGGTGGAGTCCCTGCCCAACCTGCAGGAGGTGGGTCTCCATGGCAACCCCATCCGCTGTGACTGTGTCATCCGCTGGGCCAATGCCACGGGCACCCATGTCCGCTTCATCGAGCCTCAGTCCACCCTGTGCGCCGAGCCACCAGACCTCCAGCGCCGCCCAGTGCGGGAGGTGCCCTTCCGGGAGATGACGGACCACTGCCTGCCCCTCATCTCCCCCCGCAGCTTCCCCCCCAGCCTCCAGGTGGCCAGTGGAGAGAGCCTGGTGCTGCACTGCCGGGCGCTGGCTGAACCAGAACCTGAGATCTACTGGGTCACTCCAGCTGGGGTTCGACTGACGGCTGCCCGGGCAGGCAGGAAGTACCGGGTGTACCCTGAGGGGACCCTGGAGCTGCGGAGGGTGACGGCGGAAGAGGCAGGGCTGTACACCTGTGTGGCCCAGAACCTGGTAGGGGCTGACACTAAGACGGTTAGTGTGGTTGTTGGCCGGGCTCCCCTGCAGCCAGGCAGAGGCAAGGGATGGGGTCTGGAACTCCAGGTGCAGGAGACTCACCCCTATCACATCCTGCTGTCTTGGGTCTCCCCACCCAACACGGTCTCCACCAACCTCACCTGGTCCAGTGCCTCCGCCCTCCAGGGCCACAGGGCCACTGCTCTGGCCCGCCTGCCACGGGGTACCCACAGCTACAACATCACCCGCCTCCTTCAGGCCACGGAGTACTGGGCCTGCCTGCAAGTGGCCTTTGCTGATGCCCACACCCAGTTGGCATGTGTATGGGCCAGGACGAAAGAGGCCACTCCTTGTCACAGAGCCTTAGGGGACCATCCTGGGCTCATAGCCATCCTGGCTCTCACCATCCTCCTGCTGGCAGCCGGGCTGGCAGCCCACCTTGGCACTGGCCAGCCCAGGCAGGGAGTGGCTGGGCGGCCTCTCCTTCCAGCCTGGGCTTTCTGGGGCAGGAGCACCCCCTCAGCCCGGGTGGTATCTGCACCCCTTGTCCTGCATTGGAATCCGGGGAGGAAGCTGCCCAGGTCCTCAGAAGGGGAGACACTGTCACCACCATTGTCACAAAACTCCTGA